The following coding sequences lie in one Rutidosis leptorrhynchoides isolate AG116_Rl617_1_P2 chromosome 4, CSIRO_AGI_Rlap_v1, whole genome shotgun sequence genomic window:
- the LOC139845244 gene encoding serine decarboxylase-like, producing the protein MAGSIDMMLHKLNLETVESLPDDFDPTTVINDPVPPVASHDSGIECGKLVNGNEKSREIVLGRNVHTSCLEVTEPDADDDVTGEREAYMASVLARYRKSLLERTKHHLGYPYNLDFDYGALSQLQHFSINNLGDPFIESNYGVHSRQFEVGVLDWFARLWELEKNEYWGYITNCGTEGNLHGILVGREVFPDGILYASRDSHYSIFKAARMYRMESEKVNTLMSGEIDCEDFKAKLFLHKDKPAIINVNIGTTVKGAVDDLDLVIKTLEETGFGHDRFYIHCDGALFGLMMPFVKLAPKVSFKKPIGSVSVSGHKFVGCPMPCGVQITRLEHINALSRNVEYLASRDATIMGSRNGHAPIFLWYTLNRKGYRGFQKEVQKCLRNAHYLKGRLTGAGIGAMLNELSSTVVFERPKDEEFTRKWQLACQGCIAHVVVMPNINIDKLDDFVNELIEKRAVWYENGKLQSPCIASEVGNSNCLCVLHK; encoded by the exons ATGGCTGGAAGTATTGATATGATGTTACATAAGCTTAATCTTGAAACTGTTGAATCATTGCCTGATGATTTTGATCCAACAACTGTAATTAATGATCCTGTACCACCTGTTGCTTCTCATGATTCGGGTATTGAATGTGGGAAATTGGTTAATGGTAACGAAAAATCGAGGGAGATTGTTTTAGGAAGAAATGTGCATACTAGTTGTCTTGAGGTAACCGAGCCTGATGCTGATGACGATGTTACTGGAGAACGCGAAGCGTATATGGCGAGTGTATTAGCTAGATATCGAAAGTCTTTGCTTGAAAGGACTAAACATCATTTGG GCTATCCTTATAATCTGGACTTCGACTATGGTGCATTATCTCAGTTACAACATTTTTCCATAAACAACCTCGGTGACCCATTTATCGAGAGCAATTATGGTGTCCATTCTAGGCAGTTTGAGGTTGGTGTATTGGATTGGTTTGCCCGTTTATGGGAATTGGAAAAGAACGAATACTGGGGTTACATTACGAATTGTGGTACAGAAGGCAATCTTCATGGCATATTAGTCGG GAGAGAAGTATTTCCTGATGGGATTTTGTATGCTTCGCGTGACTCTCATTATTCTATTTTCAAAGCTGCACGAATGTACCGAATGGAGTCTGAAAAGGTCAATACGTTAATGTCTGGGGAGATCGATTGTGAAGATTTTAAGGCTAAACTTTTTCTTCACAAAGATAAGCCAGCAATCATCAACGTTAATATAG GAACAACTGTGAAAGGAGCCGTTGATGATCTTGATTTGGTTATAAAGACACTTGAAGAAACAGGATTTGGACATGACCGATTTTACATCCACTGTGATGGGGCTTTGTTTGGTCTAATGATGCCTTTTGTTAAACTT GCACCAAAGGTTTCGTTCAAGAAACCTATTGGAAGCGTAAGTGTTTCGGGTCATAAATTTGTTGGGTGCCCAATGCCGTGTGGAGTTCAAATAACAAGATTGGAGCATATCAACGCTCTTTCAAGAAACGTTGAATATCTTGCTTCTCGAGATGCAACAATTATGGGAAGTCGTAATGGTCACGCCCCAATATTCCTTTGGTACACTTTAAACCGTAAAGGCTACCGAGGGTTTCAAAAAGAGGTCCAAAAATGCCTTAGAAACGCTCACTATTTAAAAGGCCGTTTAACAGGTGCTGGAATAGGGGCCATGTTAAATGAGCTAAGTAGCACAGTCGTTTTTGAGCGTCCAAAAGATGAGGAATTCACACGCAAATGGCAGCTTGCGTGCCAAGGGTGCATTGCACATGTTGTCGTTATGCCCAATATAAACATCGATAAATTGGATGATTTTGTGAATGAACTTATTGAAAAACGAGCTGTTTGGTATGAAAACGGGAAGCTTCAGTCACCTTGTATTGCATCTGAAGTTGGCAACTCTAACTGTCTATGTGTGTTACATAAGTGA